A stretch of the Nematostella vectensis chromosome 1, jaNemVect1.1, whole genome shotgun sequence genome encodes the following:
- the LOC5519017 gene encoding uncharacterized protein LOC5519017, translating into MWDKIFMPCVLLVLLMIMEAKACSKTDLTDRRKDNHYAPSPSECDNNLAVGTWYNFKDQAGTNIGTRCVESGYCEAESPGWFLGVHPTEKEQTTGRICFRVGDDCCAQSVAVDVRKCGNSFHYSLKAAIDCSPKKRICGSDQPDGGWTDWTIWTPCDKSCGTGFQQRKRTCSNPSPQNGGALCAGTNNETRECNTHHCPINGDWTEWSSWSYCNRPCGTGYENRTRSCTNPPPKYGGKDCEGEDHQAKTCNTDPCPAVVAYYEVRFTEEIYTEELHSNCSQPYVSLSNKIKENMNSVYGSGSTSVMDIEIIYLRNGSVISGFNVSYSSVDSLQLVRPLEAVDMTGALGTMPAQVIAVIPDNVPATPPTLTHYSNSSSTSILLQWAAIPASSIKDGALLGYRAYYKQPGAQFTANQQMAVAASANQMEIKSLKKYTLYTIVLLAFTTLGNGVPTAEVTLRTDEDVPSQPPQDFKVQAESSTMIYAEWKAISSESVHGILLGFNLSIGRHGQGSAHWTHKLLPPSQYSLMFEELSKFTEYTLAACGYTSKGCGVISHVTVRTHEDVPSLPPQQLFAANLTSQSTITLTWSPVPRGHVNGVLRGYILRYSMTSSADIRVRKPKTLEMRIPPEKTRIELSGLQSYSLWKFQLLAYTSVGEGPETEVIVAETCRCPKTLYSNFYVNPPYLSKSDNGKYGGVFFNVSSRMLAWACGNCANGHGVTVIDQQTNGRGEAAKKDYPPQVQLDIDEVPQISFPILGYPLDTDYLGIYKFIYLMESPGIAFITIADPPGSAATRMVLSVFDCMPLFVMAVLMNLLAGIIMWGLDSRANPEEFSPKFTSGVGSGFWWAYISMTSVGYGDRSPVKVSSRLFAIIWTLAGLVLTSLLTGSIATSLTTAAVSTEVILYGAKVGAIHNSTEHRVGILKNARMNEDQQYKDVSELRRALESREVRGILLDVLVAAEFQEDLFRPGIRVNKILDKRFGYGIVLSGQAAIVHERCRDYIQKNIKDITEFIVNSTKTLKEPESIEEEDNANLFDANSSLFQEFLMTSLAMLGSCCLLGFLWYYGYYKRTQVNKGPKGDTPMNTLRQENIKEMRNIVKEFYQRLVAKINDLKISHKKYLKDYIKQTKSWKKGEVNESIDSADTCKTAWSNDDNGDDQEGAERGQISSNLDSKLTICKGSVQSPRSFAWSS; encoded by the exons ATGTGGGATAAG ATTTTTATGCCGTGTGTTTTACTCGTTCTACTGATGATTATGGAGGCTAAGGCATGCTCTAAAACAGACCTTACCGACAGGCGGAAGGATAACCATTACGCGCCCAGTCCTAGTGAGTGCGACAACAATCTCGCCGTTGGGACATGGTACAATTTCAAAGACCAAGCCGGCACTAACATCGGCACCAGGTGCGTTGAGTCGGGTTACTGCGAAGCCGAATCGCCAGGTTGGTTCCTTGGGGTACACCCTACTGAAAAAGAACAGACCACTGGAAGAATTTGCTTCCGTGTGGGAGATGACTGTTGTGCCCAAAGTGTTGCTGTGGACGTGAGGAAATGTGGAAATTCATTTCATTACAGCCTCAAGGCAGCGATAGACTGTTCTCCGAAGAAACGAATATGTGGATCCGACCAGCCTG ATGGGGGCTGGACAGACTGGACTATCTGGACACCTTGCGATAAATCATGTGGGACGGGTTTCCAGCAGCGCAAGCGCACTTGCTCAAACCCGAGTCCGCAGAACGGCGGTGCCCTCTGTGCTGGAACAAACAACGAGACGAGAGAATGCAACACCCATCACTGTCCAA TTAACGGGGACTGGACTGAGTGGAGTTCTTGGTCATACTGTAACAGACCGTGCGGGACTGGGTACGAAAACAGGACGCGTTCTTGCACCAACCCGCCCCCGAAGTATGGCGGGAAGGACTGCGAAGGGGAGGATCATCAGGCAAAAACTTGCAACACAGACCCGTGTCCAG CCGTGGTGGCATATTATGAAGTCAGGTTCACCGAGGAGATTTACACAGAAGAGTTACATTCGAACTGCAGTCAACCATATGTCTCACTTTCTAACAAGATAAAAGAAAAC ATGAACAGCGTCTATGGGAGTGGGAGCACGAGTGTTATGGACATAGAGATCATCTATTTACG CAACGGCAGCGTCATCAGTGGTTTCAACGTGAGCTACTCGTCTGTGGATTCCCTTCAGCTTGTACGGCCACTAGAAGCAGTCGACATGACCGGGGCCCTGGGGACCATGCCGGCGCAGGTCATTGCTGTCATTCCAGATAATG TTCCAGCTACTCCGCCCACCTTGACCCATTATTCGAACAGCAGCTCCACCAGCATCTTGCTGCAGTGGGCAGCCATCCCCGCTTCATCCATAAAAGACGGCGCCCTCCTCGGCTACAGAGCCTACTACAAGCAGCCAGGGGCTCAGTTTACGGCCAATCAACAAATGGCTGTGGCGGCATCTGCCAATCAAATGGAGATCAAGAGCCTGAAGAAGTACACGTTATACACGATAGTACTTCTGGCTTTTACTACACTTGGTAATGGGGTGCCAACAGCAGAGGTCACGCTACGAACAGATGAAGATG TGCCAAGCCAACCACCGCAAGATTTCAAAGTCCAAGCGGAAAGCTCCACCATGATATATGCCGAATGGAAGGCCATCTCTAGCGAGTCAGTGCACGGAATCTTACTCGGATTCAACCTGAGCATCGGGAGACACGGCCAGGGCTCCGCACACTGGACCCACAAACTCCTCCCCCCCAGCCAATACTCCCTGATGTTCGAGGAGCTCTCCAAGTTCACCGAGTACACCCTGGCGGCTTGTGGTTACACCTCCAAGGGCTGTGGCGTCATCAGTCACGTGACCGTCAGGACTCATGAGGACG TACCCAGCCTTCCGCCTCAACAACTCTTCGCGGCCAATCTAACGTCCCAATCAACCATAACGCTCACTTGGTCGCCAGTCCCACGCGGTCACGTCAATGGCGTTTTGCGCGGTTACATCTTGCGCTACAGTATGACGTCATCTGCTGATATTCGGGTCCGTAAACCGAAGACGCTCGAGATGCGAATACCCCCCGAAAAAACTCGGATTGAGCTGAGTGGATTACAAAGTTACTCCTTGTGGAAGTTTCAATTACTGGCGTACACGTCTGTTGGGGAGGGACCGGAAACGGAAGTAATTGTCGCAG AAACGTGCCGCTGTCCTAAGACCTTATACTCCAACTTCTACGTGAACCCCCCCTATCTAAGCAAATCAGACAATGGTAAATACGGGGGGGTATTCTTCAACGTGTCCTCCCGAATGCTTGCTTGGGCTTGCGGGAACTGCGCTAACGGTCACGGTGTCACTGTCATTGACCAACAAACGAATGGCAGAGGAGAAGCCGCAAAGAAGGACTACCCTCCACAAGTTCAACTCGACATCGACGAAGTTCCGCAGATCAGCTTCCCCATCCTCGGTTACCCGCTTGACACTGACTACCTGGGCATCTACAAGTTCATTTACCTGATGGAGTCACCAGGGATAGCGTTTATTACCATCGCGGACCCCCCTGGCTCGGCCGCTACCCGTATGGTGCTGTCCGTGTTTGACTGCATGCCTCTCTTCGTTATGGCAGTTCTGATGAATTTGTTGGCTGGAATTATCATGTGGGGACTG GACTCGAGAGCCAACCCAGAGGAGTTTAGCCCCAAGTTCACCTCAGGCGTCGGGTCGGGATTCTGGTGGGCGTACATATCCATGACAAGCGTCGG GTATGGCGATCGCTCTCCAGTGAAAGTGTCTTCGCGTCTGTTTGCAATCATCTGGACATTAGCAGGGCTAGTCCTTACCTCTCTACTGACCGGCTCAATAGCAACCAGCCTAACCACGGCAGCCGTCAGCACTGAGGTCATACTATACGGTGCCAAG GTTGGAGCAATACATAACTCGACAGAACACAGAGTTGGAATTCTAAAGAACGCGCGAATGAACGAAG ACCAGCAGTACAAAGACGTGAGTGAGCTTCGGCGCGCTCTAGAAAGCAGGGAAGTGCGGGGGATACTTCTCGACGTTTTGGTGGCGGCAGAGTTCCAAGAGGACCTGTTTCGACCAGGAATTAGAGTCAACAAGATCCTGGACAAACGCTTTGGATATGGTATCGTGCTGTCGGGTCAAGCGGCCATCGTGCACGAGCGATGTAGGGACTATATCCAGAAAAACATCAAGGACATCACGGAATTCATCGTCAACTCCACGAAAACCCTCAAG GAACCAGAGAGCATCGAAGAAGAAGATAACGCGAACTTGTTTGACGCCAACTCGTCGCTGTTCCAGGAATTCCTGATGACATCTCTTGCCATGTTGGGAAGCTGCTGCTTgctgggattcctgtggtactATGGGTACTACAAAAGAACACAAGTCAATAAGGGTCCAAAGG